DNA sequence from the Sediminibacillus dalangtanensis genome:
CTTATAAGGAAGATGTCGGTGCTCTGGGGGTAAAACAAGCTGACCATCATCCCCGCGTAACAGAAAGCATGGAGGAAATCATTGAATTTATCTCCTTGCTGATAGAAAAAGGGCACGCATATGAAGCGGACGGTGATGTGTATTTCCGCACCCGCTCCTTTGACAATTATGGAAAACTATCCCATCAATCGATCGACGAGCTTCGTTCTGGAGCCAGAATTCAGATAGGAGAGAAAAAAGATGATCCACTGGATTTCGCTTTGTGGAAACAAGCCAAGGCAGATGAAATCTCATGGGATTCTCCCTGGGGAAAAGGCCGTCCGGGATGGCATATAGAGTGCTCGGCCATGGCGAAAAAATACCTAGGTGACACCATTGACATTCATGCCGGAGGCCAGGATTTAACTTTTCCGCATCACGAGAACGAAGTAGCCCAATCGGAAGCTGGAAATGATAAACAGTTTGCGAACTATTGGATGCATAATGGTTATATCAATATAAATAATGAAAAAATGTCCAAATCGATGGGGAACTTTGTTCTGGCTCATGACTTGATAGAACAGCATGATCCACAGGTAGTACGATTCTTCATGTTGAGCGTCCACTACAGGAACCCGATCAATTTCAGCGAGGCATTACTGGAAAGTGCTAAAAACAGTTTGGACCGGATTAAAAATGCCTATTTAAATCTGGAGCACCGCAAACAGTCCAGTACTAATCTTGACGGAAACGAGGAAGAATGGCTGGAAAAAGCGGAGGGTTATCAAAGAAGATTCGTGAAGGAGATGGACGACGATTTCAATACGGCCAATGCAATAGCTGTATTGTTCGATATAGCAAAAGATGCCAATGTTTATTTGCAGTCTAAGCAAACTTCCGAACGGGTCATCAACAGACTGATGGAACTGATGGAACAGCAGACAGGCGTCCTTGGCATTCAGTTGAAACAAGAAGAGGAATTGCTGGATAAAGAAGTAGAAGCATTGATCAAGCAAAGGAATGACGCAAGGAAGGACCGTGATTTCGCGTTGGCGGACCAAATCAGGGATGATCTGAAGGAACAGGGGATCATTCTCGAGGATACACCGCAAGGTACGCGGTGGAAGCGGGGATGAACATGGCGGAAATAGATGTAAAACAAATGAAGAGCCTGAATCTGGCTTATATGGGGGATGCCGTTTATGAAATCTATGTAAGGCATCATCTTATTAGAAAAGGAAATGTAAAGCCAGATCAATTACACCGGTCTGCAGTCGCGTTTGTCTCCGCTAAGTCGCAAGCCAGGGTGATTACTGATTGGCTTGAGAAGGAACGGTTGTCTATGGAGGAAGAAGGTGTCGTCCGGAGAGGCAGGAACGCCAAATCCGGAACGGTGCCGAAAAATACAGATGTACAAACCTATCGGTATAGTACTGCTTTTGAAGCGCTGTTGGGCTATTTATACTTGGGAGGAAATATAGAAAGGCTGGAACAATTAGTTGCGGAAGCCATCGCATTCGTAGAGGAAAGGGGTTGATTGATAATGGCTGAAGAATGGATCATTGGCAAAAATCCGGTTACAGAAGCATTGAAATCCGGACGATCGATCAATAAAATTTTGATTTCAGACCAGTTGCAAAAACAAGCATTTCATAAAATTCAGTCACTAGCCAAGGAGAATGGCGTGACAGTACAGCAAGTGCCAAAGCGAAAGATAGACCAGCTGGTGGAAGGCAATCATCAGGGGGTAGCTGCAGCTGTCGCTGCGTATGCATACAGCAGCCTGGAGGATTTATTCGAAGCTGCCGAACAAAAGGACGAGCCTCCGTTCTTTATGATTTTAGATGAAATAGAAGATCCGCATAATTTAGGATCTATTCTCCGTACCGCTGACGCGGTCGGAGTACACGGGGTCATCATTCCGAAACGCCGATCGGTTGGCTTGACCGCAGTAGTAGCCAAAACTTCGGCAGGAGCGATTGAGTATATCCCTGTCGCCAGAGTAACTAATATCGCAGCCACGATCGATGAATTAAAGGAAAGAAACGTATGGGTGGTCGGTACTGCTGCAGATGGTTCAGAGGATTATCGGGAACTGTCGGCAGATATGCCGTTAGCCCTTGTCATCGGCAACGAAGGGAAAGGAATGAGCAGGCTTGTGAAAGATAAGTGCGATTGGACAGTAAGGCTGTCAATGAAAGGGGAAGTTTCCTCGTTGAATGCCTCTGTTGCTGCGGGACTGCTTATGTATGAAGTTTTTAGAAAACGGAATCCGCTTGGTGAATGACAATGGATGTATTAGTGGTGGACGGATACAACATCATCGGTGCCTGGGATGAATTAAAGAAATTAAAAGATCATGACCTGGCTCAGGCTCGTGATCTTTTAATTGCCAATATGGCAGAGTACCAAGCGTACAAAGGAATGAGGGTAATCATCGTATTTGACGCTTATTACGTCCAGGGCCTTGCGAAAAAACAACAGAATTTCAAGGTGGAAGTAATTTTTACGAAAGAAAAAGAGACGGCTGATGAATGTATCGAAAAATTAATCAAACAATTGAAAAACGTGAAAACCCAAGTGTATGTCGCTACTTCAGATTTCACAGAACAACGTACCATCTTTGCTCAGGGGGCGCTCCGCAAGTCCGCTCGAGAGCTATATATTGAAATGAAGAATATAGAGAAAGAGATAGAGGAAGATTTAGAATCTTATCGAAATATCCAATCCTCCTCCAAGATTCCGATCAAAAAAGATATATTGGAAGTGTTCGAAAAATGGCGAAGGGGAGGACATTAGTCGACACCTGTTATTGACGATAGTGAAACGCTTACTGTATAATATTGCTATATTCACGGCAGTATAGTCGGGGGGAATCCTGGGTGACCATCACACACACGGAGACAGACGATCAGGAATTAGGCTATGAGAAACTTGAAGACGATGAGTTGATTGAATTGGTTCATCAGGGCCAAACTTATGCCTTGGACTATTTGATTACGAAGTACAGAAACTTTGTTAGGGCAAAAGCCCGGACCTACTTTTTAATCGGAGCAGACCGGGAGGATATAGTACAGGAAGGCATGATTGGTCTCTATAAGGCAATTCGGGACTACAAAGGAGATAAGCTTTCTTCTTTTAAAGCATTTGCCGAACTATGTATAACCCGCCAAATTATCACTGCAATCAAAACAGCCACCAGGCAAAAGCATATCCCATTAAATTCTTATGTTTCACTGGACAAGCCTATTTATGATGAAGAGTCAGACAGGACACTCATGGATGTGATTGCCGGATCTAAGGCCGTCGACCCTCAAGAGTTGATTGTGAACCGTGAGAAATTCGGGGACATGGAATATAAAATGTCAGAATTGTTAAGCGAATTGGAACAACAAGTGCTCAGTCTTTATCTGGACGGCAGGTCTTACCAAGAAATTTCCGTCGAGTTGAAACGGCATGTGAAATCGATCGATAATGCCCTTCAGAGGGTGAAGCGCAAACTGGAGCGTTACTTGGAAATCAGTGAGTTGAGTCTATAAACGTAACGTTGACAGGCTCTTGTTCCCATGCTACATTGGTATGGTGAAAAACCCTGAAACGGGGTGATGGAATGAGACGTAAAGTAGTACTGGCCTGTGTGGACTGCCTAAGCAGAAACTACAGTACAGATAAGAATAAAACAGAGAATGCCGAACGGTTGGAAGTTCGCAAGTTTTGCAAAAGATGTGGAGCTCATACCCTGCATCGGGAGACGAAATAAGTAAAAGCCGGTCTGTAGGCCATAAGTTTGGGGGTAAAGCATGAAACTTATCACATTCTTTAAAAATGTTTCCAGGGAAATGAAAAAAGTGAGCTGGCCAAAAGGTCGGGAACTGACAAGCTATACCATTACTGTTGTGTGTACCGTTGCGTTTGTAGCAGTCTTTTTTGCTGTTATCGATTTGGGAATTACGGAAATTCTTAATCTATTGTTTGAATAATTAATGGTAGTTTATGCTATAATATAGTTAATCATACTTTTACGAGCAAAACCCGTGAACTGCGGGTTTTTTAAATTGGCAAAAATAATCAGTATTCGAAAAGGGAGGGAAGGGCAAGGGGATTGTCCTGAAATCATGGAAAAAAATTGGTATGTAGTCCACACTTATTCTGGCTACGAAAACAAAGTGAAAACGAATCTGGAGAAACGTTTGGAATCGATGGGAATGGAAGA
Encoded proteins:
- the rlmB gene encoding 23S rRNA (guanosine(2251)-2'-O)-methyltransferase RlmB — translated: MAEEWIIGKNPVTEALKSGRSINKILISDQLQKQAFHKIQSLAKENGVTVQQVPKRKIDQLVEGNHQGVAAAVAAYAYSSLEDLFEAAEQKDEPPFFMILDEIEDPHNLGSILRTADAVGVHGVIIPKRRSVGLTAVVAKTSAGAIEYIPVARVTNIAATIDELKERNVWVVGTAADGSEDYRELSADMPLALVIGNEGKGMSRLVKDKCDWTVRLSMKGEVSSLNASVAAGLLMYEVFRKRNPLGE
- the rpmG gene encoding 50S ribosomal protein L33; translation: MRRKVVLACVDCLSRNYSTDKNKTENAERLEVRKFCKRCGAHTLHRETK
- a CDS encoding NYN domain-containing protein: MDVLVVDGYNIIGAWDELKKLKDHDLAQARDLLIANMAEYQAYKGMRVIIVFDAYYVQGLAKKQQNFKVEVIFTKEKETADECIEKLIKQLKNVKTQVYVATSDFTEQRTIFAQGALRKSARELYIEMKNIEKEIEEDLESYRNIQSSSKIPIKKDILEVFEKWRRGGH
- the secE gene encoding preprotein translocase subunit SecE, with the protein product MKLITFFKNVSREMKKVSWPKGRELTSYTITVVCTVAFVAVFFAVIDLGITEILNLLFE
- a CDS encoding Mini-ribonuclease 3, yielding MAEIDVKQMKSLNLAYMGDAVYEIYVRHHLIRKGNVKPDQLHRSAVAFVSAKSQARVITDWLEKERLSMEEEGVVRRGRNAKSGTVPKNTDVQTYRYSTAFEALLGYLYLGGNIERLEQLVAEAIAFVEERG
- the sigH gene encoding RNA polymerase sporulation sigma factor SigH, whose protein sequence is MTITHTETDDQELGYEKLEDDELIELVHQGQTYALDYLITKYRNFVRAKARTYFLIGADREDIVQEGMIGLYKAIRDYKGDKLSSFKAFAELCITRQIITAIKTATRQKHIPLNSYVSLDKPIYDEESDRTLMDVIAGSKAVDPQELIVNREKFGDMEYKMSELLSELEQQVLSLYLDGRSYQEISVELKRHVKSIDNALQRVKRKLERYLEISELSL